ACAAtcctaattaaaataatatatatatacatatattacacaagatccagcgcactcacttatccacgaaacagcaacttcaatgctgacagattttattaggttttttttttttttttaaataaaaaacttaatctaggcaaaaataatgggggtttagttacattatatgatcatacattgcataagcctgccacaacgtcaatgtaccccattcttggcaggtcctactctcacagtctaatgtctgctcttatgagattaaccctctTACTTGAGGGGaaaaatccatctggggctctttgcagtacaaggctaaatagggccctgaaaTTAGgtacctgtgtatatatatatattacattgctAAAcgtaaatacacacaccagtaaaGCCAtgggacttgcttttcccacagaaatctcactttaaaagtgctctcactactgcaagggattctgggtaggcatatgcaaatgagctcaacaaagaaccacatttttgcctcatatttCCACTTTAtatatggattccttggagtatgtgtctgctgtatacaacagctttgaaacacaactcaggaagaggagcaaagcatAACAAAAAATAAGAAATCTGAGACTCTACCTTAATATAGTTTAACTCCAAACAACCatggtgctgcacagtgtgaagatTATATGAGAGAtgaagaaatgagagcactcaatggattttttttagaaaaaaatgaattaaataatattaaaatgaaaataatcgACGTTTcaacccgcaggtctttatcaagataagtGCAAAGCACTTAAAAAGTACAGTGTATTTATAAGACATAAAGTGCCCAAAAAATGATAACTTACCCAGTGCAGGTGTTTCACCTTAGTCTGTGTCCTGATGCCATGTAGTGTGGGGAGATCAACTGCGCATGCGTGGAAGGACGTACACGTGATGACGGGAAGCGTGCACCGTAGCTACTTCCGTGGTGACGGAACCATAGTGATGCTATAGAAGCGATATGTGCAATAAGTGCGTGTGATAGATAAGAAAAATGGAGCTTCTAATAGGAGGATCCAATATGTCTACCGGTAAGATAACCTAATAATGAGAATACGGTGTAGTGCAAATTGATGTATGAAAGGACAGACCAAAAAAATAGAACACAGATGTAGAAGTGAGAACAGGATGTGAAAAGGATGGTGACCATACATCATTGTCAGATAAATGTTTTTAAGTATAAAGGGACCTCTGGGTATCAAAACtgtaagccaaaatagccaaattaggtAAGCTAAGAGAATTAACCCTattatccttaaaggaacactatcattAAGAATACAAACCAGCATTattaatgctatagtgcccctgtccctcgatatatacatatacttccACCATATGatacaaaaatgaataaaagaaaagTCTACTTACCGCTTTCTCACCTCTCTACTTTCGGAACATTCATTATGGAGGCATTGCCTCCTCTGCCCATGGTCCAGTCCAGTGTTCCTCATAGATGGCACGCTCCATTCATGCATCCAAGCTTGCCCACAGGAAtgcattggattcaatgctttcctatgagcttctGCGTCATGTGACattttacttggtcagtgcatAGAAGGTACCTCACGACACTATTAGCAACCCTAACCCTAATCtaaaaaactgcagtgtttaatattgcagggttaaaaagacaggaccactgcacccaggccacttcataaAATGTAAGCAAAATCACTTGTCTAAATTAACTTGGTGTTAGGTAATTTTTACAGCATTATGAAGTCATTTGTCATACATTTTGGTATAATAAAATGTGTCCTcgtttttattgtgtttgtttttttcggTTAGTTTGTTTCTCGATGTTTAGAAAAGGGCAATAATAATTCCTTATTCTTCAGAGGAACCCTTAATAGCCACGGCGTACTGTTATGTTTTAGTGGAAATGTAGGAAAAAGAaagcatataaatgataaaaggAGGGAGATTAGAAGGTATAGGAATTGTTAGCAGGTGAAGCTAGTGTGGCATACAAGTTTATAGAACCATTCAGAATACTAAATATCGAAACTATATTCTGAGCTTTTTTATAGAGTCTGGAGGGAAAAGCACACAATGCTTattaatttgtaatttcattttgaGGTTTGTGCAAAATGAAAAcacatgttttatttataatataatgcATTTTAATGTACTGCGTTTTGTAGAATTGTGATGACACAAACTGGGCTGAGTTTGCACCTTACGCCCTGCTTTCAACATTATGCTAAACGTAACACAGCTACCGCTTTCCaaataagaaattattttttataacctTAGTTCCAAACGCATGTATATTGTATAACACTGCCTGGTAGGAACAGAAAACCAGCTCACAATGCTACACTTAATAAGATATGCCATGCCTAGCTCAATTTGAGGATTATCCATAGGGAGTGTGTTTTAGCTCATTAGCTGTTCTCAGCTGGAAAAAGAGCTTCTTCAGGCATGAAAAGTTATCTATAAATTGTAAAGGCTTCTTGCAGGATAAAGGAACCTTTTTGATCTGGTGATGGGTGCCTACTGTCAGAATGAATTTCAAGCAGGTATTGTTAAGATTGAGATTCCTTTTTTTAATAAGCATCGCAGCTGATAAACATATCAAGCCACCATGCACATTGAATGGACATTTTGACCTACCAGGTATAATTAGGAAAGGAGAGGTGGACATTGGGGGAATCTTTTCAATGCATTATGCAGAATCACAGCCTGAAGTTTCGTTTAGAGAAGAACCAAACAGATTAATATGCAGTGGGTGAGTAACAGACTGTTAGAATTTTATGCAAACAAAAATTTCTGAAAAATGAACCGTAATCTATAGAAAGCTGGACTTAAACTTGCTCTTACATTAAGGCTTTTCCGCAGATGCCTATTCATTTCTTAATAATGGTAACAGAGTTTTTGAGACAATTAATCATTAGCTACATTGGGGAAATTTCACTAGGAAACTTTTCTCAGATATGTGCAGacaaaacctatttttttttatcagtgctAAGCGTATCCAAACATACGTTGCTTAGGTATGTACAGGTAAGAtgttatacataatacagattaaagaacagcgcacacataacaatagttttacattttttaaggCTACTTAACGTCAccaatctcagcaaacaaatatggtgaTTTAGCTCCACCATATTTTGTTAAGGCCATCAGTActacacagtaccccaatatcgctggatcctacactaattcaaacgtgggagacaaattaaaaagTGCTAGTGCTAAGgaagctaaagtgtattttaatattctgttgtaaggtcattgtgaatatatataatgcaaatttaATGTGATAGACAcaattgtttttactatgtaagtttggaattcagaccagattccttttgggttgagcatCCCGCCCTGGCCCACTTGGAAGTGACCACAGGGTAGTATAAACTTGAAGAGGTATTGAATAGCAATGTCGCTTTAATTGTAATTTtcatagagcagatatatgatGTGCATTGTGAGTacatacatcaaagcactatcactataattgttttgttttgacactgcattttttttattgcgtttattacattaattttgcattatatatattcacaatgctcttacaacatattattaaaatacactttagattatttagcactagcaccaCTTCATTTGTCTTccacattggaattagtgtaggaaccaccgatattggggtactgtgacgtaatggTGGCCTAACACAATATGGACATATGGTGGAACAgaaccccatatttgtttgctgataaAAGTGATTTTAGGTAgccataaaaaatgtaaaattgtatttgtatgtgtgagctgttccttaatctgtattatctatacattttggtcacaacggcagcaccattcctgcaaaatgcatgttctgggcaTGCCCCCAGTTCTCTTTTGTCTTTGCTGGTTAGATGTTATGACATTTGGTCTTTATAGTCATGTGTTGAAATCAAGAACTACtaaaaggtacacacacacatctgCCGCCCACATGCTATTGGGCATGAACTACAGTCTGTATTTTGCTACTTTGTAAACCTCAGAAAGTCTTACATGCATTAGACAAGCATTAATAATGTCATAGTTTGTCATTGATAAGGAACAATGTTATTTATAGCTATTGAGCTAGGAAGCTAATGTCTAGAACAGCTTAGGTTCTCTTTCCCtgtacagatatatatttttgccCCTCAGTATTCTTAGTCTATCAGTGTCCCGTTAAGATAGAAATCGTTGACATACAATTGCTatgcatttaaaggtatatatctcagtattcactaaacacctttGGTTTAGGATAAACTTGGTAAGAAATTCCATATATGACTATATTCTGGCTCTTTTCAATCATCCTGAGGATTTTCTAACTCTACAGATGAAAGTCAAGACTCACAGTATACATAGTAATGTGTACTATTGTTATCCATTTTAGAATATCAGTTCAGGATGGATTACTGTTTTACAGTACTGTAATATGCAGGAATATACACTTTCTTTCAGTTTTAGTCAAAGTGACTTCCAGGCGGCACAAACAATGATGTTTGCCATTGAAGAAATAAACAGAAATGATGCATTGCTTCCTAATGTGACGTTGGGATACAGAATCTATGATGTTTGTCACACCTACTTCCAGGCAACGAGAACAGCTCTATCCATGACAACTGGGATCGGTATTACTGCAAATAGATGTTCACCATTTCCTTTGGTGGCTGCGATCATTGGAGGAATGTGGTCTACTCAATCTATTGCTGTGGCAAGGTTGGTGGGAGTTTTCAACATGCCAGTGGTATGTCCCAGCTTCACATTTTcctattgtatatatataaaattgttatTTGTGTATAAAAGGAATTCTAATAAAAATTGGagcaatatacaatatatgtagCTTATAACAAAAAATGGGCGTTGTCATGTCTCTTGATTTCATCACTATCGCAGTGGGATTTTCTGCAGATTTAGGTCTTTTATGAATGAAAACGAATGTTGAAGTTATCACAGTGAATTGTCATGTACAATGTACCAGCTATTTCCcatacaaaatagaaaaatgtatCTCTAATGATGGGTCTTATAGTCTACATAGtctgcagtattttatttaatcGAATATGTAGACTTTTATTCCAGTAACAAATATATTGTGACCAAAACTTTATAACTACTGTAAATGTTATTTCAATTAAAATACCACTCCACACAAACAtaaaactttagcttgctgaagtgctttatgtgtgaagagtgtgtcctctttatttcATTACATAAAAagcgcagatttcaatagaaatttacacttttataaattaaccttgttacaccccctggctgtcaatcaggcaaccagtcctgttacttcctgacaGGACTGGTTGCATGATTGACAGCCGTGGGGTTATTAGATGTactaacatttaaaaatacatacatacatgttttcattgggggaatATTTACTTAATagtgattttttaaatttatatttgggcagagaggtgtccctttaacattatcaGTTTCTAGTAtctattattgtttatatattttcacaGATTTTCTATGAAAGAAAAAGGTGCAATTTTAGTTTAGACTCAATTAAAATATTACTGTGCTTATTTAATCTCATGGTGTCCAACTTGTcctactttaaaggaccactatggtccCAGGAacacaaactagttttcctggcactatagtgccctgagggtgccactcccgccgggctgaagggcgaggaagggggttaaacactcacttttctccagctccgggctccctctgcgctggggactctcctcctccttaggtcgtcatcagctgaatgctcacacgcgcgcattcagccagtccataggaaagcattctcaatgttttcctatggacgctggcgtcttctcatgtgaaaatcacagtgagaaacgcagaagcacctctagcggctgtcaatgagactgctatgtttacagcaggcagggttaatcctagatggacctggcacccagaccacttcattaagctgaagtggtctgggtgtctatagtggtcctttaagaacattttaaaaatatgcagCATTTATAAAAATCTAGATGAAACCGTTTAGTCcatataatatatctttataataAAGATAAAGTAAGAAAGGTGCATGCGGTATAGGTTAACTGTATATTATACAGAATAAGAAAAGCTCACAAGGATTATTCACAGTGCTCCAGCCACTTGCACTCCAAATAAGTAGAGTGTTCAGCCACTCTCCCAAGTACCTGCAGGTAATCAGGTCAGTCTCCCACTCCTCTTTAATAACAGTCCTTAAATCCAAAAAGAGAGATGGTGCAAACTTGAACAATGGGTGAAAAGGTAAGGCCTGTGCAAGCCATATTTATTAAATGTTGATCCATATTAAGCAAATGTAGGTGGTCTACGATAACTACATATTATAGGCTCAGTGATGAGTTACTTAACATGTATTAACACGAAGGTAGTTATCTGGTGTTTCACTACATCCAGTTCTGCAGGATTTCACAAATATcataatgttttaattaaaacggAATAGAGGCAAATTGACTCCACTTCAAGCAGTactatttatgtattatatactATCTCTAAGACATCTGGAATTCTGCAGCTGCTTGTCTTGTATATGGATCCGTGCCATCTTTCAACGACTCTAGCCCTTCCATCCGCTCAAGACATATGGTCTACATTAAAGACAAGAACCCTCCTGACACCTTACTACAGAACACATGGTGCTCACTTTTGTTGCTACAGTTCTAACACGAACTGTTTTGTACAAAGCTCCCGAATGCCTCTTGTAAAACATTTATCTGTAGAATAGGTTCTACTTGATATCTGATTAGTTGCTTTTTATTGGGTAAACAAATATACTCTCAAGTTTAGTGTGTCTTAACCCATGGGTTATGAAATAAAGTTAAGCCCCCATACTGTTTCAATGGGTCCCAGGAAAGTTAGAACAGAGAAATCATTTTCATTAGGTTACAGGTTACTGCCCACAATATATCATTTACTGTAATTCTATGCTTTCTCCGGTACAATGAAAACCATTTGACACTAGTGAAATTCTAATAAAGGTgtactgttaaatatattttgttaaatatttaaGGGGTCACAGAAGCAATTTGCAATTAAAGAGTATATTGTCAATAATAATTTGGATTCCTGAAAAAAGCAAACGTGACTTGCTGTTTTACGAAAATGAATACATAAGTAAAATTGGAACATTAGATACTGCATTAGAACTTTTACAGTGATCAGAAAACATAACTAAAAGTAATTACAGAGTTTTAAAAATATCAAGAAAATGCTACAGATTTACACAGTGAGCTTGACCTCAGAgagtctatttattatttttttttagactgcTCGGATTTTTTGACAGAAATCTGGTGATGATATCCAAATAATCATTGCATCATAGTCCCTTCAATAAGCTCTAGTGCTTAAGGTcctttaaagtgtccctttaaaatgttgttttattaCGAATTGAAAACATTTCTAAAAATAGGTTGGTACTGATGGGACTAATCTAGCAGATGGTGGATccttatattattattctataatCTTTCTTATTCATGATCTAAAAATGTTTTCCCCTGTAGATCAGTTACTTTTCCTCATGTGCTTGCTTAAGCGACAAACACAATTATCCGACTTTTCTTCGTACTATCCCAAGTGATTTGTTTCAGTCCCAAGCGCTAGTACAGCTGGTTAATTATTTCAAGTGGACATGGATTGGCATAATAAGTGAAAATAATGATTATGGACAGGATGCTGTTGGCTTGTTTAAAAATGAAGCAACTAAATCTGGCATCTGCGTGGCTTTTTCTGAAATTATCCCGACAGTTTCCACTCAAGGAAAGGTCtaccagattgtaaaaaaaatctcGATCTACAAAGTCAAAGTTGTGTTAATAATTTCTACTGAAGTATCTGTGGGATTAATCATCAGAGAGGTATACCAACAAAATATAACTGGAATTCAATGGCTTGCCAGCGAAGCATGGTCAACGTCAACACTTTTTTCTAATGAACAAGCTTATACGCACTTTGGTGGCACCATTGGGTTTGCCCTTCGGAAAGCAAAAATTACAGAATTGACAAGTTTTCTTCTTAATATCCACCCATACCAGCAAAATACTAACCCCTTCATTGTTGAACTTTGGGAAGACATTTTTAACTGTTCATATCACAGTAAGAATAACACTGCTAAGAATGTATGCACTGGTCTAGAAGATTTAAATGGAACTGACAATGTATATCTGGATGTTCAAAATCTTCGTATTTCATACAATGTTTATAAAGCTGTGTATGCTGTCGCACATGCTTTGCATAATATGTTTTCAGCACATGAGGAAATAAATTTTTCTCTTAAAGACATGTTCAGTCCTTGGAAGGTATTATTAGTAATATAATGTATTGTGTTATGttgttcaatatttttttttcttttttattattaataaaatagtttGTTTTCTACCATTTTCCTggtaccattttttattttaaataaacttggCAAATGGCGCCCAAAAGAACCATGGGACTAGTCCACTAAATAGGAACCCAATAAAAGTGCATTGCCGTTAACTAAAAGCAATAGCCTGTATAATCCaaggtgtatatataaatacagcaATGGTCTGAAATATAAAGCACAGAGAAAACAAAGGGCCAAGATAGCATAAAAACTTTAGTACAGACAAATTAAAAAGAGAATGTGCTTGAAGCCGCGCTTCCATGCCTTTTCATTAGTAAAATAATGGGTTTTAAGGGGTAGGGCTGAAACCACTATAGCAACTTTAATAAGATGAACgtgttaaagtgcctacagtgtttctttCAACACAGGGATCTTATCAAGTGCATGATATTCTGATATTCTATGTACATCAGCAAATCTAtcttaaaatacaatatattctACTATAATACATATTAAATTGTATAAAGTACAGTTCTCAGCATGGGAATCTGAAGGGGGAATTGTTCTAAAGTAGCAAGAGTTTAGTATTAGCAATCAATTTATaagaataatattaatatattaccacATTCAATCTATATTTTGTATTAACAGTTTTGATGTTggtaattaaaatgaaaatgtatgtatttacatGTTCCAAAAGCATAGAAATCACAAACAAAGGTAACctttgatgtgtttttttttttttttttttttaaagctggtgAGATATCTAAAACGTGTAAATTTCACCACTGCTGCCGGGGACAAAGTAAGCTTTGACCAAAATGGAGACCCTTACCCATCATATGACCTGGTGAATTGGCAAAAGGAGAGCAAAACCTATGTTTTTGCCCATGTGGGAGAGTTCAGTCAAGATGAAAATTTCAGGCTAGATGAAAACATTATAGTTTGGCAAGGATCACAGAAAGAGGTACGGTAATTTTATTTCAGTTTGGGGATTAATTAGGATGGGAGTCATGCTAGAGGAACATAAAGGATATTGCATTTCTAGAGAGCCACAATGTTAAGGAGAAATCTCCTGAAAGTAAAGCCAATTGGGATTCTCCAAACCAATGAAATTCACTATATTTCTGCATTTCAAGAGTCCTCTTTCGTTTTGGGAAATTTTGGAGCTAAGTAAATTAACATCAGTTGCGGGTTTAGTGTTCCTCAAAACCATGTATTTATCTTGAAGATCATATTTCACTCACCATAACTGATACATTACTTGGAATTCAATTTGTTTGAAGGCCATGAATATAACAGAAACTCATATGCATCACATCTACTTAACCGTCACCAACTTTACTATACAGTACAGATATATTGAAGTGAACAACCACAACCAAATTGTTCAATTACTATTATTCTTTTTTCTAGGTCCCCATTTCAGTGTGTAGCACAAGTTGTCTTCCAGGCAGCAGACGCGCAGTCCAACCAGGCAGACATTCTTGCTGTTTTGACTGCATCTCATGTGAGGATGGCAAAATCAGTAATGAGTCCAGTAAGCTAATTAAATTGTTTCCCTCACAGTTTTCGTACATTCCGTTACAGTTATATGTTGTTAttttaaagttaaagggacactgtaggcacctagaccacttcagctaattaaagTAGTCTGGGAGCTgtaacccttttgcacttagtgctgcactgtaaaacattgcagttccagagaactgcaatgtttacattgcagctctaagtctgccctctgtggttgtctaccagacagccactgagggcgcttctcgaatccaaacggacttttggtccgttttctgatgctggatgtcctcacggacctccagcgttagattttcccccataggaaaccactgaataatgctttcgtatggggaggtctaatgagcgcgaggccattgccgtgcatgcacattaggtgtcGCCCGCCAATGTCAGCCTGActcgtgggtggagcctgacccagtgtcgaaggacatcagcgctggattcaggtaagtggctgaagggtttttaaccccttcagcaccgcgGGAGGGGGGAcgtgagggagaggggacctaataaccctataatgccacaaacggctttgttttcctgtcactataggatccctttaatcagACTCCTACTGTCAAATGCTCGAAACCAGTTGACAAACACTGAGCGTATGGTGCACTACCTAAGAACTATTTAAACaccctctaagcaccataaccccttCTTATAGTGATTAATGTGCTTAGAGTGTGCCTTTTATCTACAAGATCATACATCGTTTGGTCAACAAGAATCAGACATACAGTCATTTGTAATATATATGACAAGGCAGGCTGCTACAGTAGCCACAAAAGATGCCTTGATATATTTTCTGAATCCCCCTTCATACATCCTCCCTGAAAACTATTCAGCAGCTCAAAGTTGTTACCTTTCTTTAATGCCCTTTAAAGCAAGCATTTTTCATGATAGAAAGAAAAAATGTTGGGTCtttactttaaatataaatattgttcCTTATGACAAAATGTAACTtggttatttaaatgttttttgaatCTATATTCATTTATATTATCTCTCCCTTCTGGTTCTTCTACACATcactggttttaatcaaataattCAGCTTGAAGGCTTGCAAATTCTATTGTCACTAATGAGTTTTATAAAACATGTGGGAAACTTTGCCATAATCAGAGAACGGATTGTATTTAGCAAGCAGTAAAATGTGACAAATCAGTATTTTGTTATCATCAGATTTATAATATCCTGTGTTTCACAGCCTGATATCAATTCTGCTTTGTTAGCATTAGCAACGTAATGTTCTATTAAAGACTGAGCAAAGGCACAAAAGTACATCGAAACTCATGGAGAGTTTTCTGCATGaattattgattattattttgattttaaaagTCCAGCGTATGCCAATAGACCATGTAAACCAAGCTGTTATGAACCAAGTGCTTAAAGTAATTTCTGCTGCAGGTCTTAGTGCTGCCAACTTATCAGTATGATACcaggaaggtgggggggggggggggaggggggggcatgccAGTATTATCACGGGCAATATTCAAACTCTGGTAAAGGTTGTACAGACAGTTTGCAAAAGGGTGCTCTCCTAAAGAGGCATCCCTATCATGCCAAAAAATCAATAGTATATATACAAAAGGATGCACACCAACTTAATAATCAATCACTTTATTATACAATCAAATAATATATTACAACAAACACATGAAACATTATAATACGCCAGTGATACAGGCTATAAGcaacaaatcacaaaacaaaatatacatgtaACATTTACAGAGAGCATCAAAGGGCTGGACATGTGTACCTCTAAcgccctccccccctcacccccccacacccacacaaACGTTTCATCAGCAGCAAAAGAGCCTTTCTCAAAGGAAATGcaatttaaataattgtattttttggtATCTCTGAAACATTATCTGCAAACAAATTGAGCCTGTTACTATGCTAGCTACGCATCCTGTGTATCAAATTAACTTAATGCTAATTCATTTTTTTGCGTAAAGAAGTTGTTAGAGGTGGTGTTAGTAAATAAATCCGGCTCTGCTGCTTGTAGGTTTGACAATTAGAATTCCATTTACCCCATATTAAGAAGCTCCAACAATGAAAATGTAGACAGTTGACAACTGTAGAATGCGGTGGAATGAGGCGGATTTATCAGAGCAAAGCTTGAGGAAATAATAAGTCTTTAAtaagctccctctgtcagctggagCCAGGTTTAGTGgccccacactgactgatgagctGTGAGCAGCATTCAAAGCAGGACAGCACACAGCCATTAACAATGAAGTGGCTGAATTTCTGCATTCAGCCATGGATCGGTGACGCCATAAGTTAGCTCACCTGGTATTCACTCTGTCAGTGGGAGGTCGATAATAACCCTGAGAGGGTCTTcctacaagggggggggggggtggccacTAAGGAAAagatggaggggagggaggagaaaccactaagggaaagatgagggtgggggagagacTACTAAGGAAAagatggagggagggaggagagaccactaagggaaatatgtgggggagggggctggagagaccactaagggaaagatgggggagaggggagaacactaagggacagggggcaaggagagcactatgggaactggaagggggcaggggagagcactaagggtcaggggagagcacaaagggacagggggcaggggagagcacaaaGGGACAGAAgcggagatcactaagggacaggagggcaggggagagcactataggACGGGGaagcaggggagatcactaagggacgaTGGGGGCAggtgagatcactaagggacaggtggggaggggaaatcactaagggatgggagagcactaaaggataggagagcactaagggacaggaggggaggggaggggacaaCACTAagccactacacacatacacaatgcttccttacacatacacagaaacacacaatgcatgcctACACACTCATgctcagaaacatacaatgcatccctactcacatacagagacaccaaaacatacaatgcattctacactcacacagaaacacaccatgcacacattacacacacacacaatgcatcccttacacacacacacactgcttctcgtaatgcatctcttacacatacgcaatgcacccattacagacacacagtgcattgcattacatgcacagaaacacgccttgcatcccttacacattcaaacacagattcacaaacGGTTATCCCTatccactacattccataagaacacacacata
This region of Pelobates fuscus isolate aPelFus1 chromosome 2, aPelFus1.pri, whole genome shotgun sequence genomic DNA includes:
- the LOC134585332 gene encoding extracellular calcium-sensing receptor-like, with protein sequence MHYAESQPEVSFREEPNRLICSGFSQSDFQAAQTMMFAIEEINRNDALLPNVTLGYRIYDVCHTYFQATRTALSMTTGIGITANRCSPFPLVAAIIGGMWSTQSIAVARLVGVFNMPVISYFSSCACLSDKHNYPTFLRTIPSDLFQSQALVQLVNYFKWTWIGIISENNDYGQDAVGLFKNEATKSGICVAFSEIIPTVSTQGKVYQIVKKISIYKVKVVLIISTEVSVGLIIREVYQQNITGIQWLASEAWSTSTLFSNEQAYTHFGGTIGFALRKAKITELTSFLLNIHPYQQNTNPFIVELWEDIFNCSYHSKNNTAKNVCTGLEDLNGTDNVYLDVQNLRISYNVYKAVYAVAHALHNMFSAHEEINFSLKDMFSPWKLVRYLKRVNFTTAAGDKVSFDQNGDPYPSYDLVNWQKESKTYVFAHVGEFSQDENFRLDENIIVWQGSQKEVPISVCSTSCLPGSRRAVQPGRHSCCFDCISCEDGKISNESNSLECMKCPLEYWSNPSKDRCVPKNLEYISFKETLGSVLLGGALLGVILTICVVNVFTYYRYSPIVRANNLDLSFCILFSILLCFLSSITYLGEPSAPFCMLRHTGFGITFALCMSCVLCKTIVVIAVFNVQHPDSNLTSLFSSTKQKVFIFLSTTFQIVVCIAWNILSPPHPVKKITQDSFSISLECDTGSLVAFSLVLGYIGVLVCVCFTLAFCARNLPYHYNEAKFITFSMVIVSAVWITFIPVYLSSPGKYLAAVEMFAMLFSSYGLLICIFAPKCYIILFQPDKNNKKYMRSRPGLRRD